TCAAACTCAACATAATAATCTTCATACTTATTTTTTGAATCTAAATTAATGTTAAATGCTGGATGAGCTCCAAAGGAAAAATACATTTCCTTTTCATCTAAATTCTTTATTCTATAATTAATTTCTAGACTTCTATTTTTTAAAGTGTATTTTATAAAAAGTTTAAACTTAAAAGGATATATTTCTAAAGTATTTTCTGAATATTTAAAAACAAGTTCTATAAAATCCTTTCCTTTATCAGAAACTTCAAATTCATTATCCCTTGCAAATCCATGACGAGTTTTCATTTCATACTCTTTATTCTCATGTATATATTTCCCATCACGAATAGATCCTACAAAAGGAAATAATACAGGAGATGATTTCCCCCAATATTTAGGATTTTTTTGCCAAATATATTCATTTTCACTAGTTCTATCTTTAATTCCTACTAATTCTGCTCCAAACGATTCTATTTTAATACTTAGTTCTTTATTTTCTAAAATATATTCCATAGCATTCTCCAAAAAACTTATACAATAAATTGGGAATAGAGCTAAAACTCTATCCCCAACAAATATTTTTCAATATCAATTAGTCAACTATTTCAGCATCCTCTACATCATCATCTGCTTTTTTAGCTTCTTGTTGTCCTGGTTGAGCTCCTGCTTGTTGTTTTGCTTGAGCTTCTTTATAGATTTCTTCAGCTATTTTTTGTGATACTTTTGCTAATTTATCCATTGCTTCTTCTATTGCCTTTTTATCTTCTGAATCTTTTACTTTTTTAAGTTCTTCCATCGCTTCTTCTATTGCTTTCTTCTCTTCTTCTGTTGCTTTATCTGGATGTTCTTTTAAAGTTGTTTCAGTAGAAGTAATTAACATATCAGCTTTATTTCTAGTTTCAATTAATTCTCTAAATTTCTTATCTTCTGCTTCATTAGATTCAGCCTCTTTTTTCATTCTATCTATTTCTTCTGATGATAAGTTTGTTGATCCTGAAATTGTAATAGTATTTTCTTTACCAGTTCCTAAATCCTTTGCAGATACATGAACAATTCCGTTAGCATCTATATCAAATGTTACTTCAATTTGAGGTACTCCTCTTGGTGCTGCTGGAATTCCTTCCAAATTAAATTCTCCTAATTTATGGTTATCTGCTGCTTTTGCTCTTTCTCCTTGTAGTACATTTATTGTAACTGCTGGTTGATTGTCTACAGCTGTTGAGAAAACTTGAGATTTTTTAACTGGAATAGTTGTATTTTTCTCAATAATTCTTGTACATACTCCTCCTAAAGTTTCAATTCCTAATGATAATGGAGTTACATCAAGAAGTAATACATCTTTAACATCTCCCATTAATACTCCACCTTGAATAGCTGCTCCTGCTGCTACAACTTCATCTGGATTAATTCCTTTGTTAGGTTTTTTACCAAAATATGATTCTACCCATTCTTGAACTGCGATCATTCTAGTTGATCCTCCAACTAATAATACTTCTTTTATGTCAGAAGGAGAAAGACCAGCATCTGATAAAGCTGTTCTAGTTGGTCCTTGAGTAGCTTCTACTAAATCTTTTGTTAAATCATTAAATTTAGCTCTTGTTAATTTCATTTCTAAATGTTTAGGTCCTGTTGCGTCCATTGTGATAAATGGTAAAGAAATTTGAGCTTCCATCATTGAAGATAATTCTTTTTTTGCTTTTTCTGCAGCATCTTTTAATCTTTGATATGCCATTTTATCATTTAACAAGTCAATTCCTTGCTCTTTTTTAAATTCTTCTGCTAACCAGTTCATTATTCTTTCATCAAAATTATCTCCACC
Above is a genomic segment from Fusobacterium sp. JB019 containing:
- a CDS encoding aldose 1-epimerase family protein; translation: MEYILENKELSIKIESFGAELVGIKDRTSENEYIWQKNPKYWGKSSPVLFPFVGSIRDGKYIHENKEYEMKTRHGFARDNEFEVSDKGKDFIELVFKYSENTLEIYPFKFKLFIKYTLKNRSLEINYRIKNLDEKEMYFSFGAHPAFNINLDSKNKYEDYYVEFDKDEIGNSKVLKEGFIVPNKEKEIFKEKKLNLKKDIFINDALIFKNIKSKLIYLKNKKNKEILKFQFKDFEYLAFWGVQGGNFICFEPWDGITDYINSSGKLKEKIGIRKIESNREKKYDIMITV
- the dnaK gene encoding molecular chaperone DnaK; this translates as MSKIIGIDLGTTNSCVAIMEGGSASIITNAEGVRTTPSVVNIKENGEIVVGEIAKRQAITNPTSTIASIKTHMGEDYKVNVNSKDYTPQEISAMTLRKLKKDAEAYLGEEVKEAVITVPAYFTDSQRQATKDAGSIAGLDVKRIINEPTAAALAYGLDKKGEEKVLVFDLGGGTFDVSVLEISDGVIEVLSTAGNNHLGGDNFDERIMNWLAEEFKKEQGIDLLNDKMAYQRLKDAAEKAKKELSSMMEAQISLPFITMDATGPKHLEMKLTRAKFNDLTKDLVEATQGPTRTALSDAGLSPSDIKEVLLVGGSTRMIAVQEWVESYFGKKPNKGINPDEVVAAGAAIQGGVLMGDVKDVLLLDVTPLSLGIETLGGVCTRIIEKNTTIPVKKSQVFSTAVDNQPAVTINVLQGERAKAADNHKLGEFNLEGIPAAPRGVPQIEVTFDIDANGIVHVSAKDLGTGKENTITISGSTNLSSEEIDRMKKEAESNEAEDKKFRELIETRNKADMLITSTETTLKEHPDKATEEEKKAIEEAMEELKKVKDSEDKKAIEEAMDKLAKVSQKIAEEIYKEAQAKQQAGAQPGQQEAKKADDDVEDAEIVD